Proteins from a single region of Primulina tabacum isolate GXHZ01 chromosome 5, ASM2559414v2, whole genome shotgun sequence:
- the LOC142546448 gene encoding uncharacterized protein LOC142546448, with amino-acid sequence MVATTAAAETTPGFHQNSEFYSNEVIVSPQIHDGLEFWQFMIAGSIAGSVEHMAMFPVDTLKTRMQVISSLCKTPSISIKQSLGSIVKLEGIGGLYRGIAAMGLGAGPAHAVYFSVYESCKKLLSAGNPNNSMAHAASGVFATVASDAVITPMDVVKQRLQLKGSPYKGVCDCVKKVFVEEGVGAFYASYRTTVVMNAPFTAVHFATYEAAKRGLTKVSPESGREDETLLVHATAGAAAGALAAAITTPLDVVKTQLQCQGVCGCDRFLSSSIGDVVRSILKKDGYTGLTRGWIPRMLFHAPAAAICWSTYESVKSFFEELNGKRIAL; translated from the exons ATGGTAGCCACCACCGCCGCCGCGGAGACCACCCCTGGTTTTCATCAGAATTCTGAATTTTACTCAAATGAAGTCATTGTCTCCCCACAAATACATGACGGCCTCGAGTTCTGGCAGTTCATGATCGCGGGTTCAATAGCTGGTTCTGTCGAACATATGGCCATGTTCCCTGTGGACACCCTCAAAACTCGCATGCAGGTTATTTCTTCTTTGTGCAAAACCCCCTCCATTTCTATCAAACAATCCTTGGGCTCCATCGTGAAGCTAGAAGGGATTGGAGGCCTGTATCGCGGCATTGCGGCGATGGGATTAGGCGCTGGTCCAGCCCATGCTGTGTACTTCTCAGTGTACGAATCTTGCAAGAAGCTACTGTCCGCAGGGAATCCCAATAACTCAATGGCTCATGCAGCTTCTGGAGTGTTCGCTACCGTGGCGAGTGATGCTGTTATTACACCAATGGATGTGGTGAAGCAACGGCTGCAGTTAAAGGGCAGTCCATACAAGGGAGTGTGTGATTGTGTCAAGAAAGTGTTTGTGGAAGAAGGGGTTGGAGCTTTTTATGCGAGTTATCGTACAACTGTGGTGATGAATGCGCCATTTACTGCTGTCCACTTCGCTACCTACGAGGCTGCTAAAAGGGGTTTGACGAAAGTGTCACCGGAGAGCGGGCGTGAAGATGAAACTTTGTTGGTGCATGCAACTGCTGGTGCGGCAGCAGGTGCGTTGGCTGCAGCTATAACCACACCGCTTGATGTTGTCAAAACTCAGTTGCAGTGCCAG GGTGTTTGTGGGTGTGATCGATTTTTGAGTAGCTCGATTGGGGACGTCGTTCGATCGATCTTGAAGAAGGATGGATATACTGGACTGACAAGAGGGTGGATTCCCAGAATGCTATTCCATGCACCAGCTGCTGCAATCTGCTGGTCTACATATGAATCTGTGAAAAGCTTTTTCGAAGAACTTAACGGAAAAAGAATAGCTCTTTGA
- the LOC142546449 gene encoding LOW QUALITY PROTEIN: uncharacterized protein At5g01610-like (The sequence of the model RefSeq protein was modified relative to this genomic sequence to represent the inferred CDS: inserted 1 base in 1 codon), translated as MDQILNKVGSYWLGQKANKEXSSVGDDINSVSTSIEGGAKWLVNKIKGKMQKPLPELLKEYDLAIGIFPRDATNYEFNEETRKLTVHIPSVCEVGYKDSSVLRFSTVVTGYLDKGKLSDVEGIKTKVIVWVKVTCVSSEKSKLHFTAGMKKSRSRDAYEVLRDGISLEKY; from the exons ATGGATCAAATCTTGAATAAGGTTGGTTCGTATTGGTTGGGTCAGAAGGCCAACAAGG TTAGCTCAGTTGGCGATGATATTAAC TCAGTATCAACCAGCATTGAAGGAGGGGCCAAATGGTTGGTTAACAAAATCAAAG GAAAAATGCAAAAACCATTACCCGAACTCCTGAAGGAGTATGATCTAGCCATAGGCATTTTCCCTCGTGATGCGACGAATTATGAGTTCAATGAAGAGACAAGAAAGCTTACTGTTCACATTCCGTCCGTGTGCGAAGTTGGTTACAAGGATTCATCTGTTCTGCGTTTCTCAACTGTTGTAACTGGTTATCTGGATAAAGGTAAACTGAGTGATGTTGAGGGGATTAAAACTAAGGTGATTGTTTGGGTCAAAGTGACTTGCGTATCATCTGAGAAATCAAAACTCCATTTCACTGCTGGTATGAAGAAATCTCGAAGTAGAGACGCTTACGAGGTTCTTAGAGACGGGATAAGCTTAGAGAAGTATTAA